A genomic segment from Polyangium mundeleinium encodes:
- a CDS encoding right-handed parallel beta-helix repeat-containing protein, with protein sequence MTFDHPFLRALFLFQLTLAAACGSSSSHGNSGATDGAGGTGGSGGAGAGMPAGSGVGGGGGAGGGNADPCAKPWPDATNTGIPAGTPSLTVIENDLHTEMDGQVFDAVELRGRLYVDHKNITIKRSLLVGDEYYVVYATDTASGLTIEDCEIYGGILSPDNTTVRRSHTHAGPGMTRNDGYQFAASHVLLEDNLFDGLAPTPGAHVDGIQDMGGVDVVIRHNWIDPAAPPVENGGVNAAVFVSPEFGNPSSDVTVECNMLLGGGSWYPLRIYGTTGSVVVRGNRFDRNFMGVPVHLVDTTLTTWEDNAFSDNGEGIPAP encoded by the coding sequence ATGACCTTCGACCATCCCTTTCTACGCGCGCTCTTCCTCTTCCAGCTCACTCTCGCCGCTGCCTGCGGCTCCTCCTCGAGCCATGGGAACTCCGGCGCCACCGATGGGGCCGGTGGCACTGGGGGCAGCGGCGGCGCGGGCGCCGGCATGCCGGCCGGATCGGGTGTGGGTGGCGGTGGTGGCGCAGGAGGCGGCAATGCCGATCCTTGCGCCAAACCGTGGCCCGACGCGACGAACACCGGGATTCCGGCGGGCACGCCCTCGCTCACGGTGATCGAGAACGATCTGCACACCGAAATGGATGGCCAAGTGTTCGACGCGGTCGAGCTGCGCGGACGGCTTTACGTCGACCACAAGAACATCACCATCAAGCGGTCGCTCCTCGTGGGCGACGAGTACTACGTCGTCTACGCGACCGACACCGCATCGGGGCTCACGATCGAGGATTGCGAGATCTACGGCGGCATCCTCTCCCCGGACAACACCACCGTGCGGCGGAGCCACACGCACGCTGGCCCCGGAATGACGCGTAACGACGGCTATCAATTTGCCGCGTCGCACGTGCTGCTCGAAGACAACCTCTTCGACGGACTCGCGCCGACGCCCGGCGCGCACGTCGACGGCATCCAGGACATGGGCGGGGTCGATGTCGTGATTCGGCACAACTGGATCGACCCGGCCGCGCCGCCCGTCGAGAATGGGGGTGTGAACGCGGCCGTTTTCGTCAGCCCCGAGTTCGGCAATCCATCGTCGGACGTGACGGTCGAGTGCAACATGCTCCTCGGCGGGGGGAGCTGGTATCCGCTTCGAATCTATGGCACGACGGGCTCGGTGGTGGTGCGCGGAAACCGCTTCGACCGCAACTTTATGGGCGTCCCGGTGCACCTCGTCGATACGACCTTGACCACCTGGGAGGACAACGCATTTTCCGACAACGGCGAAGGGATCCCCGCGCCCTAG
- a CDS encoding DUF6200 domain-containing protein produces MATETAPTKSATPTAAAAATQEPIIIDLGKKKRKDVRKLRRGKPGRLMDRILQVLDDGRAAQAIPAGAQAVVIVVREKKRTKAGKMFGLG; encoded by the coding sequence ATGGCCACCGAAACTGCACCCACGAAATCGGCCACTCCCACCGCCGCTGCGGCAGCGACGCAGGAGCCCATCATCATCGACCTGGGGAAGAAGAAGCGAAAGGACGTCCGCAAGCTCCGCAGGGGCAAGCCGGGCCGGCTGATGGATCGCATCCTGCAGGTCCTCGACGACGGGAGGGCGGCCCAGGCGATCCCCGCCGGCGCCCAGGCGGTCGTGATCGTCGTACGCGAAAAGAAGCGCACGAAGGCCGGCAAGATGTTTGGACTCGGCTGA
- a CDS encoding DUF4132 domain-containing protein has protein sequence MTSTAHEPIVLSPEQEETHTLHTSFHDTAEMQRKCQWVTRKSDGTNDGPVRWYHPNGALWHAGTSIVEPIGTWHTYREDGSLMLEEVAQGGDVWRVTAFENGKRVREGKRSRNAQGQQVFEGYWTIFTDGVPTHQERCPRGDAWGSSLNATRPMPDAMRAALLASDVSAALAALRRTLLSPNARAVLWNGADGLLDEGFTPSPEAAVALAFDPQAWGHDPEPKRALRYVLPIAKETLPLVITRAEAIPPNRPDVTHACAILLPRLLEATGAPLDARWDTLLTQAMTIAFSQPIVAFLGETLLTLPPERREALLLAMPTIDWQFARFVPTPKILGRALDDLAKRVPDARGRDSWSERVMQEALVASGPAAVAPLVAWIEGPGKQAAWRGVVLRALGAIGGASVATVLLAHADDRYELVRNAAREALRMLGEAARPALIEASKGEGTLARWARDELHAVEALPSAADVALRELQASLTSEERARYAEIAAPGRGYAGVWPEPATVQVRAAIQADPVRALAAFAELDVVHGFFGFALAEVGKHPGIAAIVADLLAADRGIYGLDETLLDRAPSALDPLGFRLERRLPGNTAKIAAHVAEHHAWEGRRVLIACARSEDAPVRELAVRGLVRAGMRVVPEVLPLLARDDDESVISAARVICALPASEAVAVLEKALAGATGERLAALTLALESCRMRALASDHAALDAYLAERARERGANVPRLPGLQAMRFRDGIGLSEDARRGLLAALAADDASAPHGGLAAIRREIDDGDAAELLTVMQRELLGHKPWRVLAIGTLGSDAQLDALGAGAQTPLEIEALWRSGRGVAFEWLDHLSAHGKPALARAAQEALRHACEERGIDRDGLFDLTMPRAPHDPEKARATLRRRLEAAMIVGRSYDAEHFRVFVIEHPVVRAFAAGLVWKDAKGRLAILTAEGAVDAAGVVVDLVAPVTIPHPIEIDEAVLAALRERLAALALVQPFAQLERRFHRDAQAQLATLITASKPRPLAAFEGLLRQRGYHRGTVEEGIVTESRRPLGDGWFMMVRHDAIWVRERGQKTCGLQNIEPIRLPVWAAPTPALWSEALEDARIVLETEMGPKKARAPKKPKDTADAGEPKARNPRKPRKDPAT, from the coding sequence GTGACCTCGACAGCTCACGAGCCGATCGTCCTCTCGCCCGAGCAAGAAGAGACCCACACCCTCCACACGTCGTTCCACGATACGGCGGAGATGCAGCGCAAGTGTCAGTGGGTCACGCGGAAGAGCGATGGGACGAACGACGGCCCGGTGCGCTGGTATCACCCAAACGGCGCGCTCTGGCACGCCGGCACGTCGATCGTCGAGCCCATCGGGACCTGGCACACGTATCGCGAGGATGGCTCGCTGATGCTCGAGGAGGTCGCGCAAGGCGGCGACGTCTGGCGCGTGACCGCCTTCGAGAACGGCAAACGCGTGCGGGAAGGCAAGCGCTCGCGGAATGCCCAGGGCCAGCAGGTGTTCGAGGGCTACTGGACGATCTTCACGGATGGCGTGCCCACGCATCAGGAGCGCTGCCCGCGCGGCGACGCGTGGGGCAGCTCCCTGAACGCGACACGACCGATGCCCGACGCGATGCGCGCGGCGCTCCTCGCATCCGACGTGTCCGCTGCGCTTGCCGCGCTCCGCCGCACGCTCCTCTCACCGAACGCGCGCGCCGTGCTTTGGAACGGCGCAGACGGTCTGCTCGACGAAGGCTTCACGCCGAGCCCCGAAGCCGCAGTCGCGCTCGCATTCGATCCGCAGGCCTGGGGCCACGACCCAGAGCCCAAGCGCGCGCTCCGCTACGTGTTGCCGATCGCGAAGGAGACGCTCCCGCTGGTGATCACGCGCGCCGAGGCGATCCCGCCAAACCGGCCCGATGTGACGCACGCGTGCGCGATCCTCTTGCCGCGCCTCCTCGAAGCCACGGGGGCTCCGCTCGACGCGCGCTGGGACACGCTCCTGACCCAGGCGATGACGATCGCGTTCAGCCAACCGATCGTCGCGTTCCTCGGCGAGACGCTGCTCACGCTGCCGCCCGAGCGGCGTGAAGCGCTCCTGCTCGCGATGCCCACGATCGACTGGCAGTTCGCGCGCTTCGTGCCTACGCCCAAGATCCTCGGGCGCGCGCTCGACGACCTCGCGAAGCGTGTCCCCGACGCGCGTGGTCGCGACTCCTGGAGTGAACGCGTGATGCAGGAAGCGCTGGTTGCTTCGGGCCCCGCCGCGGTGGCGCCGCTCGTCGCGTGGATCGAAGGGCCGGGCAAGCAAGCGGCATGGCGTGGCGTGGTGCTGCGCGCGCTCGGCGCGATCGGCGGCGCGAGCGTGGCGACGGTGCTCCTCGCGCATGCCGACGATCGCTACGAGCTCGTACGAAACGCCGCGCGTGAAGCACTCCGAATGCTCGGGGAGGCTGCGCGGCCGGCGCTCATCGAGGCGTCGAAGGGCGAGGGGACGCTCGCGCGCTGGGCGAGGGACGAACTGCACGCCGTCGAGGCGCTGCCCTCGGCGGCCGATGTCGCGTTGCGCGAGCTTCAGGCGTCGCTCACGAGCGAGGAGCGCGCGCGGTACGCGGAGATCGCGGCCCCGGGCCGAGGGTATGCGGGGGTCTGGCCGGAGCCCGCGACCGTCCAGGTACGCGCGGCGATTCAGGCCGATCCAGTGCGCGCGCTGGCAGCGTTCGCCGAGCTCGACGTGGTGCACGGATTCTTCGGCTTTGCCTTGGCCGAGGTCGGCAAGCACCCCGGCATCGCCGCGATCGTGGCGGACCTCCTCGCCGCGGATCGCGGCATCTACGGGCTCGACGAGACGTTGCTCGATCGCGCGCCGTCTGCGCTCGATCCGCTCGGCTTTCGACTGGAGCGGCGCCTTCCCGGCAACACGGCAAAGATCGCGGCGCACGTCGCCGAGCATCACGCGTGGGAGGGACGACGCGTGCTGATCGCGTGTGCGCGCAGCGAGGACGCGCCGGTGCGTGAGCTCGCGGTGCGCGGCCTCGTGCGTGCGGGTATGCGCGTGGTGCCCGAGGTGCTTCCCTTGCTCGCGCGGGACGACGACGAGAGCGTCATCTCAGCGGCGCGTGTGATCTGCGCGCTGCCGGCTTCGGAGGCGGTTGCGGTGCTCGAGAAGGCGCTCGCAGGTGCGACCGGCGAGCGGCTTGCAGCGTTGACGCTCGCGCTCGAATCGTGCCGCATGAGGGCGCTCGCGTCCGATCACGCGGCGCTCGATGCATACCTCGCCGAGCGCGCGCGAGAGCGGGGCGCGAACGTCCCGCGGCTTCCTGGGCTGCAGGCGATGCGCTTTCGCGATGGCATCGGGCTCTCCGAGGACGCACGCCGTGGGCTCTTGGCTGCGCTGGCTGCCGACGACGCGAGCGCGCCCCACGGTGGCCTCGCCGCGATCCGTCGCGAGATCGACGACGGTGATGCGGCCGAGCTTCTCACGGTGATGCAGCGCGAGCTGCTCGGGCACAAGCCGTGGCGCGTGCTCGCGATCGGCACGCTCGGTAGCGACGCGCAGCTCGACGCGCTCGGCGCCGGGGCGCAGACGCCGCTCGAGATCGAGGCGCTATGGCGGAGCGGTCGCGGCGTCGCGTTCGAATGGCTCGATCACCTCTCGGCGCACGGCAAACCGGCGCTCGCGCGCGCCGCGCAGGAAGCGCTCCGCCACGCGTGCGAGGAGCGCGGCATCGATCGTGATGGCCTCTTCGATCTCACGATGCCACGCGCGCCGCACGACCCTGAGAAAGCGCGCGCGACGCTGCGGCGGCGGCTCGAAGCGGCGATGATCGTGGGGCGGAGCTACGACGCCGAGCACTTCCGTGTGTTCGTGATCGAGCACCCGGTGGTGCGCGCCTTTGCGGCCGGGCTCGTGTGGAAGGACGCAAAGGGGCGGCTCGCGATCCTCACGGCGGAGGGCGCGGTCGACGCCGCGGGCGTGGTCGTGGATCTCGTGGCGCCGGTGACGATCCCGCACCCGATAGAGATCGACGAGGCGGTGCTCGCGGCGCTGCGTGAACGGCTCGCGGCGCTCGCGCTGGTGCAGCCCTTCGCGCAACTCGAACGCCGCTTCCACCGCGATGCACAAGCCCAGCTCGCCACGTTGATCACCGCGAGCAAGCCGAGGCCGCTCGCGGCCTTCGAGGGCCTACTGCGGCAGCGTGGCTATCACCGCGGCACGGTCGAGGAGGGAATCGTGACTGAATCGAGGCGTCCTCTCGGCGACGGCTGGTTCATGATGGTGCGGCATGACGCGATATGGGTCCGGGAGCGCGGCCAGAAGACGTGCGGCCTCCAGAACATCGAGCCGATTCGGCTACCCGTATGGGCGGCGCCGACGCCTGCGCTCTGGAGCGAGGCGCTCGAGGACGCGCGCATCGTGCTCGAGACCGAGATGGGGCCGAAGAAGGCGAGAGCGCCCAAGAAGCCCAAGGACACCGCGGACGCTGGCGAGCCCAAGGCGCGCAACCCGCGCAAGCCGCGGAAGGATCCGGCGACGTGA
- a CDS encoding protein phosphatase 2C domain-containing protein, translating into MGLFDIVVTDAKCPRCDHLQPWRIQYKYGYCRLHEYKPGDAICWFDPPGRRAPRIDMGENVGGLVAVSGTPEAACRHCGVELDEATVWFRDNVVESVEVGVPAQTDEFIPVAPPLEWLHVWSQRRAGSANEDRLEASCRGRRWTLIVADGAGGLSGGALAARRAAEAASALGADMELTPAAWCEWFARLDHEMSADPKCGETTLVVVQVSGNELWGASIGDSGALLMENGRVVELTAMQKRKPLLGSGACTPTAIEQQPLVGRLLLATDGLLKYLPRPRLSEVVLAGDVPSAVEALIEAVKLPSGSFHDDVAMILGERA; encoded by the coding sequence ATGGGTCTCTTCGACATTGTCGTAACCGATGCAAAGTGCCCGCGCTGCGACCACCTGCAACCGTGGCGCATCCAGTACAAATACGGGTATTGCCGCCTGCACGAGTACAAGCCCGGCGACGCGATTTGCTGGTTCGATCCACCCGGGCGTCGCGCACCGCGGATCGACATGGGGGAAAACGTGGGCGGTCTGGTTGCCGTGTCGGGTACGCCCGAGGCCGCATGTCGTCACTGTGGAGTCGAGCTGGACGAAGCAACGGTGTGGTTCCGGGACAACGTCGTGGAGAGCGTCGAGGTGGGCGTTCCCGCGCAAACCGACGAATTCATCCCCGTCGCCCCTCCGCTGGAATGGCTGCACGTCTGGTCGCAGCGGCGTGCGGGCAGCGCAAACGAGGATCGCCTTGAAGCGAGCTGCCGTGGTCGACGTTGGACGTTGATCGTTGCGGACGGCGCGGGTGGGCTTTCCGGCGGCGCGCTCGCTGCACGACGAGCGGCGGAAGCGGCGTCGGCCCTGGGGGCAGACATGGAGCTCACGCCTGCGGCCTGGTGCGAATGGTTCGCGCGACTCGACCACGAGATGTCCGCGGATCCAAAATGCGGCGAGACGACGCTGGTCGTGGTCCAGGTGAGCGGCAATGAGCTGTGGGGCGCGAGCATCGGAGATTCGGGGGCCCTCCTCATGGAGAATGGGCGGGTGGTGGAGCTGACCGCGATGCAGAAGCGCAAGCCGCTTCTCGGCAGTGGGGCATGCACGCCCACGGCGATCGAGCAGCAGCCTCTCGTGGGACGCCTCCTCCTGGCGACCGACGGTCTTCTGAAGTACCTGCCTCGACCGAGGCTATCCGAGGTTGTTCTTGCGGGGGATGTCCCTTCGGCCGTCGAGGCGCTCATCGAGGCTGTGAAGCTCCCTTCTGGGAGTTTTCACGACGATGTCGCCATGATTCTCGGCGAGCGCGCATAG
- the sugE gene encoding quaternary ammonium compound efflux SMR transporter SugE, translating to MAWVSLIVAGFLEVCWAIGLKYTNGFKRPLPSALTITAIVASMYLLATATKSLPIGTAYAVWVGIGALGTAIVGMVLFEEPATPARIGFLVLLMASIVGLKAST from the coding sequence ATGGCATGGGTATCCCTCATCGTCGCAGGGTTTCTCGAGGTCTGCTGGGCCATCGGGTTGAAGTACACGAACGGGTTCAAGCGTCCGCTCCCGAGCGCGCTCACGATCACGGCGATCGTGGCGAGCATGTACTTGCTCGCGACCGCTACGAAGTCGCTCCCCATCGGGACGGCCTATGCGGTGTGGGTGGGCATCGGTGCACTCGGGACGGCGATCGTCGGCATGGTGCTCTTCGAGGAGCCTGCAACACCGGCCCGGATCGGGTTTCTTGTGCTGTTGATGGCTTCGATCGTCGGCTTGAAGGCGAGCACGTAA
- a CDS encoding sterol desaturase family protein, with protein sequence MQAPPPAPNTRRWTIHEIIDAAVLVVLTAAGFLHPESTGTWFSSLLVSFAILVVPVLSGASMVTWLSRRLGTRIQGPRIKPAPMAREAFETARAMYVAACLMAWPLTAWRLGYPTGLVWNLDAHGVSVVAVVVQTVLGVLVIDAWLYWKHRLLHTRLLFGFHKSHHVFRDPTAFAGFAVGPIEALLTFWPILLLCIPEALHWAPLYFALVVGFVNLNFYLHCGVTLSWVEKTLPRIFLNTSAFHNVHHARANTHFGEALYLWDVLCGTRLKAAEATAAESAPHASPSV encoded by the coding sequence ATGCAAGCTCCGCCTCCGGCGCCGAACACGAGGCGCTGGACCATCCACGAGATCATCGACGCGGCCGTTCTCGTCGTTTTGACGGCTGCTGGATTTCTTCACCCCGAGAGCACGGGAACCTGGTTCTCGAGCCTCCTCGTTTCCTTCGCCATCCTCGTGGTGCCCGTATTGTCGGGCGCGTCGATGGTGACATGGCTCTCGCGCCGCCTCGGGACGCGGATCCAGGGGCCACGTATCAAGCCGGCGCCCATGGCGAGGGAAGCCTTCGAGACGGCGCGCGCCATGTACGTCGCCGCCTGCCTCATGGCCTGGCCCCTCACGGCATGGCGATTGGGGTACCCGACGGGGCTCGTCTGGAACCTCGATGCGCACGGCGTGAGCGTGGTGGCGGTCGTCGTGCAGACCGTTCTCGGCGTCCTCGTGATCGACGCGTGGCTCTACTGGAAACACAGGTTGCTGCACACACGGCTCTTGTTCGGATTCCACAAATCCCACCACGTCTTCCGCGATCCCACCGCCTTTGCCGGATTTGCGGTGGGCCCGATCGAGGCGCTTCTCACCTTCTGGCCGATTCTTCTTCTGTGCATCCCCGAGGCGCTGCACTGGGCCCCGCTCTATTTCGCGCTGGTCGTGGGATTCGTGAACCTCAACTTCTATCTCCATTGCGGCGTGACCCTCTCGTGGGTCGAGAAGACGTTGCCTCGTATCTTCCTCAACACCTCGGCCTTCCACAACGTGCACCACGCCCGGGCAAACACGCATTTCGGCGAGGCGCTCTACCTGTGGGACGTCCTCTGCGGCACGCGGCTCAAGGCCGCCGAGGCAACGGCCGCGGAATCGGCCCCCCATGCCTCCCCCTCCGTTTAG
- a CDS encoding beta-ketoacyl synthase N-terminal-like domain-containing protein, which produces MRSLPVASFSSFVESVRLNDPSPSSMRIAIIGMARRLPGGVSSPAELWKLLREGRHGIREVPPAFEPNPLIRSMTKFEFALHGGSPAARTRTSSTA; this is translated from the coding sequence ATGCGTAGCCTACCCGTCGCATCGTTTTCGTCCTTCGTCGAGTCCGTCCGCCTGAATGATCCGTCCCCGTCCTCGATGCGCATTGCCATCATCGGTATGGCTCGCCGTCTTCCCGGTGGCGTGTCCTCGCCGGCCGAGCTCTGGAAGCTCTTGCGGGAGGGGCGGCACGGCATCCGGGAGGTCCCGCCGGCATTCGAGCCGAACCCGCTCATTCGCTCGATGACGAAGTTCGAATTCGCGCTGCACGGAGGGAGCCCCGCTGCTCGGACGCGAACCTCGAGCACGGCTTGA
- a CDS encoding STAS domain-containing protein: MSTEMQYDHQARRFFLTNPDICLVVGSGGAISCSNLAAERVFGAACEQGTSLTDLLLPEARAALSSVCEGLREGGEPSVFECSLRGRDGRYETYVCVAWRTAGDEIHVTLRPNGNAVDRVPDLAALEKRARILDVIFNSLPIAVWTCNENGILTLQEGKALETAGLRSGQLVGRNLFDLYANDPTIVDTRAALEGRAAHNSSEVHGVFWENWVLPMREESGTISGLVGVSMDVSEFRRVEQELLAKIELIHKQQQVIRELGVPIIQVWDQVLTLPLVGVVDSARADEVMANLLQTVLQTRARFAILDLTGVDIVDTATANHLLQMISAIRLMGAEGIITGIRPTVAQTMIGLGLDISSTVTLASLRDALKFCIRRMNEAA; encoded by the coding sequence ATGAGCACAGAGATGCAATACGATCATCAAGCACGTCGCTTTTTTCTGACGAATCCCGACATTTGCCTCGTCGTCGGGTCGGGCGGCGCCATTTCGTGCAGCAACCTGGCTGCCGAGCGTGTGTTCGGTGCCGCCTGCGAGCAAGGCACATCACTCACGGATCTCTTGCTGCCGGAGGCGCGCGCGGCGCTCTCCTCTGTGTGCGAGGGGCTGCGCGAGGGGGGAGAACCGTCCGTCTTCGAATGCAGCCTCCGCGGGCGGGACGGACGCTACGAGACCTATGTGTGCGTCGCGTGGCGCACGGCAGGGGATGAGATTCATGTGACGTTGCGGCCGAATGGCAATGCGGTGGATCGCGTTCCCGATCTCGCGGCGCTGGAGAAACGCGCGCGTATCCTCGACGTCATCTTCAACAGCCTCCCCATCGCGGTGTGGACCTGCAACGAAAATGGCATTTTGACCCTCCAGGAGGGCAAGGCCCTGGAGACAGCCGGCCTCCGATCGGGGCAGCTCGTCGGGAGGAACCTTTTTGATCTCTACGCGAATGACCCGACCATCGTGGACACTCGCGCCGCGCTCGAAGGGCGCGCCGCACACAACAGCAGCGAGGTCCACGGGGTCTTCTGGGAAAACTGGGTTTTGCCGATGCGGGAGGAGAGCGGGACGATCTCGGGGCTCGTCGGCGTATCGATGGATGTCAGCGAATTCAGGCGCGTCGAGCAGGAGCTCCTCGCCAAGATCGAGCTCATCCACAAGCAACAGCAGGTGATCCGGGAGCTCGGGGTCCCCATCATCCAGGTATGGGATCAGGTGCTCACGCTGCCGCTCGTGGGCGTCGTGGACAGCGCGCGCGCGGACGAGGTGATGGCGAACCTGCTCCAGACCGTGCTCCAGACCCGAGCGCGCTTTGCGATCCTGGACCTCACGGGCGTCGACATCGTCGACACGGCGACGGCGAATCACCTCCTGCAGATGATCTCTGCCATTCGCCTGATGGGGGCCGAGGGCATCATTACGGGCATCCGGCCCACGGTGGCGCAGACGATGATCGGCCTCGGGCTCGACATCTCGAGCACCGTGACGCTCGCGAGCCTGCGCGACGCGCTGAAGTTCTGCATCCGGCGCATGAACGAAGCCGCCTGA
- a CDS encoding VOC family protein: MITKVKFVSIPVKDQQRALEFYTQKLGFEVETDQPMGPGQRWIELSIPGAQTGVVLFTPPGQESRIGTFFNGSFATADVEKTYEELKARGVEFVQPPKKQSWGTSAIFKDPDGNQFVLSSEK, encoded by the coding sequence ATGATTACCAAGGTGAAATTCGTCAGCATCCCGGTGAAGGACCAGCAGAGGGCGCTGGAGTTTTATACGCAAAAACTGGGCTTCGAGGTGGAGACCGACCAACCGATGGGCCCGGGGCAGCGGTGGATCGAGTTATCCATCCCGGGGGCGCAGACCGGCGTGGTGCTCTTCACGCCGCCGGGACAAGAGTCGCGTATCGGTACCTTCTTCAATGGTTCGTTCGCCACCGCCGACGTGGAAAAGACGTACGAGGAGCTGAAGGCACGCGGGGTGGAGTTCGTCCAGCCGCCGAAGAAACAGTCGTGGGGCACGAGCGCGATCTTCAAGGACCCGGACGGAAACCAGTTCGTCCTCTCATCGGAAAAATGA